In one Arenibacter antarcticus genomic region, the following are encoded:
- a CDS encoding sialate O-acetylesterase, whose amino-acid sequence MKKLLVLFTLLSMANSYAEIWLPSILSDNMVLQQNSDVTIWGWTTATSEEITVYGTWNNEKITTKAHQGVWTIQLPTPKAGGTYTVIVEGHEKLEISNVLIGEVWLGSGQSNMQWTPNQGLENAEEEINNANYPEIRFFQVAQKISQTPQDQLRGKWVVCSPETMQKFSSVAYFFGRELHQKLSVPVGLINSSWGGTPVEVWLKKELITEDEELGEAASKLREVAWWPNKPGYAYNAMIHPITKFNIAGFIWYQGESNRVNPKSYYKSFPLMIKSWRAEWGKELPFYFVQIAPFKYDDPNATDAAHVRDAQLYTMKNVGNTGMVVTNDIGNLDNIHPSNKQDVGNRLARWALAKTYGNKDLVYSGPVYKSMEINKKKIVLSFDFAENGLEKKGKELEEFYIAGEDKVFYPARAKIKGSSIIVTSTKVKEPTAIRFAFANGALPNFYNSAGLPASAFRTDNWELK is encoded by the coding sequence ATGAAAAAACTACTAGTATTATTTACATTACTATCTATGGCCAATTCCTATGCGGAAATATGGCTTCCTTCCATTCTTTCAGACAATATGGTGCTGCAACAGAATTCCGACGTCACTATTTGGGGCTGGACTACGGCTACCAGTGAGGAGATAACGGTATATGGCACTTGGAACAATGAAAAGATAACCACTAAAGCCCATCAAGGAGTTTGGACCATTCAATTACCAACTCCCAAAGCCGGAGGCACTTATACGGTTATAGTGGAAGGCCATGAAAAGTTGGAGATAAGCAATGTTTTAATCGGAGAAGTTTGGTTGGGATCGGGCCAAAGTAATATGCAATGGACGCCCAATCAGGGATTAGAGAACGCGGAGGAAGAAATAAATAACGCCAATTATCCCGAGATTCGATTTTTTCAGGTGGCTCAAAAAATATCCCAAACCCCACAAGACCAATTAAGAGGTAAATGGGTGGTATGTAGTCCTGAAACCATGCAGAAATTTAGTTCTGTGGCGTATTTTTTCGGTAGGGAATTACACCAGAAATTATCGGTTCCGGTAGGATTAATAAATTCCAGTTGGGGAGGCACACCAGTAGAAGTTTGGTTGAAAAAAGAGCTGATTACTGAAGATGAGGAATTGGGGGAAGCTGCAAGTAAACTAAGGGAGGTTGCCTGGTGGCCCAATAAACCTGGTTATGCTTATAATGCTATGATTCATCCGATTACTAAATTCAATATAGCAGGATTTATATGGTACCAAGGGGAATCTAATAGAGTTAATCCAAAATCATATTATAAATCTTTCCCTTTAATGATAAAATCTTGGAGAGCGGAATGGGGCAAGGAACTCCCCTTTTATTTTGTGCAGATAGCCCCATTTAAATATGATGACCCCAATGCCACAGATGCTGCCCATGTACGTGACGCCCAATTATACACCATGAAAAATGTAGGTAATACGGGTATGGTGGTCACCAATGATATTGGGAATTTAGATAACATCCACCCCTCCAATAAACAAGACGTAGGAAACCGATTGGCACGCTGGGCCTTGGCAAAGACCTATGGGAATAAGGATCTAGTGTATTCTGGTCCAGTTTATAAGTCGATGGAAATAAATAAGAAAAAAATTGTACTTAGTTTTGACTTTGCAGAAAACGGATTGGAGAAAAAAGGGAAGGAATTGGAGGAATTTTATATCGCTGGGGAAGATAAAGTGTTTTATCCAGCAAGGGCTAAAATTAAAGGTAGTTCCATAATTGTAACATCCACAAAAGTTAAAGAGCCAACAGCAATCAGATTTGCCTTTGCCAACGGGGCATTACCAAATTTTTACAATTCGGCCGGATTACCCGCATCCGCATTTAGAACAGACAATTGGGAATTAAAATAA
- a CDS encoding GDSL-type esterase/lipase family protein — translation MEKNKLVLLVLCFFLVVEASWATFQEPIKIATVGNSITYGSKVVNREKNSYPAQLQELLGDSYEVRNFGVSGRTLLKKGDRPYWETEAYSNALEFEPDIVFIKLGTNDSKLQNRVYLEEYESDYTDLIASFKAVNDKVRIVILLPLPAFTSDTTNIWNPILKDEIIPKARSVAYKTASEVLDLYQLFIDQPELLPDNVHPSSLGATVIANRLYETVMFQESSTINIFESDDIKIKETENFYGYRQTNFEFNGIPSKVVEPKIIAAGRPWVLRARFWGHESQTDIALLERGFHIAYCDVANLFGGPEAVKRWDVFYELMTHAGLSKKVVLEGMSRGGLIVYNWAEKNPGKIAAVYADAPVLNGKSWPGGLENGKGSLSDWEAFKKVYALKSDRDIANFKGDPIYKIKSIAKGGYPMLHVCGAADEVVPIAENTKLFEEGIKAHGGAIEVIYKEGIGHHPHSLENPSPIVDFILRATNQKVNFAVIPAPSPEYRSAAGWIEGKDWWAQANDIDSLCQASKEIDLLLIGNSITQGWGGNRPNVTHAPGKEAAELYFKDLNWIGAGISGDRTQHVLYRIKNWNYEAANPKMIVLAIGVNNFGNNTASEIAAGIREAVKAIQEKFSPATKIMLFGPLPTGLDPTTDRREKYNKIHSLIKNLGDQRNVFYYNVVNEFSDDKGFLKTAYYSNDGIHLLPEGYKVLGEFIRNNSLHNNQIRKP, via the coding sequence ATGGAAAAAAACAAACTAGTATTATTGGTTTTATGTTTTTTCTTAGTGGTGGAGGCTTCTTGGGCGACGTTTCAGGAACCTATTAAAATTGCCACCGTGGGTAATAGCATCACCTATGGCTCCAAGGTAGTCAATAGGGAAAAGAATTCCTATCCCGCCCAATTACAGGAATTGCTGGGTGATTCCTACGAGGTTCGGAATTTTGGGGTCAGCGGAAGGACCCTTTTAAAAAAGGGAGATAGACCCTACTGGGAAACAGAGGCTTATTCCAATGCATTGGAATTTGAACCCGATATCGTTTTTATAAAATTGGGGACTAACGATAGTAAGCTTCAAAATAGAGTTTATTTGGAGGAATATGAATCGGATTATACCGATTTGATCGCAAGTTTTAAAGCAGTAAATGATAAGGTCAGGATAGTAATATTATTGCCCTTACCTGCTTTTACTTCGGATACTACCAATATTTGGAATCCGATATTAAAAGATGAAATTATTCCCAAAGCCCGTTCGGTTGCCTATAAGACCGCTTCCGAGGTATTGGATCTGTATCAACTTTTTATAGATCAGCCAGAATTATTGCCAGATAACGTGCACCCTTCATCATTAGGGGCGACGGTTATCGCAAACCGACTTTATGAAACTGTGATGTTTCAAGAAAGTAGTACCATAAATATTTTTGAATCCGACGATATAAAAATTAAGGAAACCGAAAATTTTTACGGATACCGGCAAACCAATTTTGAATTTAACGGAATCCCTTCTAAAGTGGTAGAACCTAAAATAATTGCCGCTGGTAGGCCTTGGGTGTTGCGAGCACGATTCTGGGGGCATGAATCTCAAACGGATATTGCTTTATTGGAAAGGGGTTTCCATATTGCTTACTGTGATGTTGCCAATTTGTTTGGAGGTCCCGAAGCGGTTAAACGTTGGGATGTATTTTATGAGTTAATGACTCACGCGGGACTTTCCAAAAAAGTAGTGTTGGAGGGTATGAGTAGAGGTGGATTGATTGTTTATAATTGGGCGGAGAAGAATCCTGGAAAAATAGCGGCGGTATATGCCGATGCTCCTGTTCTTAATGGAAAGAGTTGGCCTGGTGGATTGGAAAATGGAAAGGGAAGTCTCTCTGATTGGGAAGCATTTAAAAAAGTGTATGCCCTAAAAAGTGATAGGGATATCGCTAATTTTAAAGGTGATCCTATTTATAAGATAAAATCCATTGCAAAGGGAGGTTATCCAATGTTGCATGTATGTGGTGCCGCCGATGAGGTGGTTCCCATTGCAGAAAATACAAAGCTATTTGAAGAAGGCATCAAAGCACATGGGGGCGCAATAGAAGTGATTTATAAGGAAGGGATTGGGCATCATCCACATAGTTTGGAGAACCCCAGCCCGATAGTCGACTTTATCCTTAGAGCAACGAATCAAAAAGTGAATTTTGCCGTAATACCGGCCCCTTCGCCAGAATATAGATCGGCCGCAGGCTGGATAGAAGGAAAAGATTGGTGGGCACAAGCGAACGATATTGATTCCCTGTGCCAAGCTTCAAAAGAAATTGATTTACTGTTAATTGGCAATTCCATTACCCAAGGGTGGGGAGGGAATAGGCCCAATGTTACCCATGCCCCAGGAAAAGAAGCTGCAGAACTTTATTTTAAGGATTTAAACTGGATCGGTGCAGGGATTTCCGGAGACCGAACCCAGCATGTTTTATACCGGATTAAAAATTGGAATTATGAAGCTGCAAATCCGAAGATGATAGTACTGGCGATCGGAGTTAATAATTTTGGGAATAATACCGCTTCTGAAATAGCCGCTGGAATTAGAGAAGCAGTAAAAGCCATTCAAGAAAAATTTTCACCGGCCACAAAAATAATGCTGTTCGGTCCATTGCCTACAGGCTTGGATCCAACTACCGATAGAAGGGAAAAATACAATAAAATTCATTCCCTCATCAAGAACCTTGGAGATCAAAGAAATGTATTCTATTACAATGTGGTCAACGAGTTTTCGGATGATAAGGGCTTTTTAAAAACAGCCTATTATTCAAATGACGGGATTCATTTACTGCCGGAAGGATATAAAGTTTTGGGCGAGTTTATTCGCAATAATAGTCTACATAACAATCAAATAAGAAAGCCATGA
- a CDS encoding sulfatase-like hydrolase/transferase has product MRKNIFSLLILGALFSTCKPVEKKEGTAELEEQKKPNIIFLFSDDQSFKDVHALGNKEVKTPTMDKLVREGTTFTHAYNMGGWNGAICVASRAMIISGRSIWRAQEISDQYAKDKETDKTWPKLMQTSGYDTYMTGKWHVQAKPKDIFNHVGHVLRGMPFDTPEGYNRPLNVHDTVWKPWKKEFGGYWKGGKHWSELVKDDAVAFLDSAANRKNPFFMYVAFNAPHDPRQSPKEYVDMYNLDSISVPNSFLPQYPYAETMGAGPTLRDEKLAPFPRTEYSVKVNRQEYYAITSHLDDQLKDILEALEKNGQMDNTYIIYTSDHGLAVGEHGLMGKQSMYDHSIRVPLMVIGPDIPKGKKVATDVYVQDVMATALDLGGVEKPDYVEFNSLMNLIRASEAQGNYNAIYGTYEKGSQRMIRKDGYKLIVYPKFEVLRLYDLVADPEELEDIAEAPENKVRIKLLFEELMLLQQTMGDKLDLKPIYNLM; this is encoded by the coding sequence ATGAGAAAGAATATATTTTCTCTACTGATTCTGGGAGCCCTCTTTTCCACCTGCAAACCGGTTGAGAAGAAAGAGGGGACCGCAGAATTGGAGGAACAGAAAAAACCGAATATCATTTTTCTATTTTCGGACGACCAGAGTTTTAAGGATGTGCATGCTCTTGGGAATAAAGAGGTGAAAACTCCGACTATGGATAAGTTGGTAAGGGAGGGCACCACTTTTACACACGCGTATAATATGGGGGGTTGGAACGGAGCCATTTGTGTTGCTTCTAGGGCGATGATCATTAGTGGTCGCTCTATTTGGAGGGCACAAGAAATTTCCGATCAATATGCCAAGGATAAGGAAACTGACAAAACATGGCCAAAGCTAATGCAGACTTCTGGTTATGATACTTATATGACCGGAAAATGGCATGTACAAGCAAAACCAAAAGATATTTTTAACCATGTAGGGCATGTGCTCAGGGGAATGCCCTTTGATACGCCCGAAGGATACAATAGGCCCCTAAATGTCCATGATACCGTTTGGAAGCCATGGAAAAAAGAGTTTGGCGGATACTGGAAAGGCGGTAAGCACTGGAGCGAACTGGTAAAGGACGATGCCGTAGCATTTTTGGATAGTGCCGCCAATAGAAAGAATCCATTCTTCATGTATGTAGCCTTCAATGCGCCACACGATCCAAGACAATCGCCAAAAGAATATGTGGACATGTACAATCTAGATAGTATTTCTGTTCCCAATAGTTTTCTACCTCAATATCCGTATGCAGAAACCATGGGAGCCGGACCAACTTTGCGGGATGAAAAGTTAGCTCCCTTTCCTAGGACAGAATACTCGGTAAAAGTAAACCGACAAGAATACTACGCCATTACTTCTCATTTAGACGATCAATTAAAGGATATTCTGGAAGCCTTGGAAAAAAATGGCCAAATGGATAATACCTATATCATCTACACTTCGGACCACGGTCTGGCCGTAGGAGAGCATGGACTTATGGGGAAGCAGAGCATGTACGATCATAGTATTCGGGTACCCTTAATGGTTATTGGGCCAGATATTCCAAAAGGGAAAAAAGTGGCCACCGATGTATATGTACAAGATGTGATGGCAACAGCGCTCGATTTGGGAGGGGTGGAGAAGCCCGATTATGTGGAATTTAATAGCCTGATGAATTTGATTAGAGCATCGGAAGCACAGGGAAATTATAATGCTATTTACGGTACCTATGAGAAAGGTTCTCAGCGAATGATCAGGAAGGACGGATATAAGCTAATTGTTTATCCAAAATTTGAAGTGTTACGGTTATATGATCTGGTGGCTGATCCTGAGGAATTAGAGGATATAGCGGAGGCACCTGAAAACAAAGTCAGAATAAAGCTTCTTTTTGAAGAACTAATGCTTTTGCAGCAAACGATGGGCGATAAGCTCGATCTAAAGCCTATTTATAATTTGATGTAA